ttgtatctaaaaagtcatcactaaAACCCAGGATCATCTagattttttcttattatcttctaggagctttatagtTCTGTGTTTtgcatttaggtctgtaatccatttggaattaatttttgccACGGGTGTAAAgcctttgtcttaatttttttccctttctttttttgcatgtggatgtacAGTTGTTCCAGGACCATTTGTCAAAAAGACTATTTTTGCCCCATTGTGTTGCCTtcactcctttgtcaaagataagttaACAGTAGGTATGTGGAtccatttctgggctctttatctCGTTCCACTGATCTGTTTGCCTATTCTTTCGcaaataccatactgtcttcattaccgTAGCTGTATAGTGAGTCTTGAAGTCctgtagtgtcagtcctccaactttgttcttcaatattgtgttgtctattctgggtcttttacctctccatataaattttagaatcagttagTTGATATCTGCAAAATAACTTGCCAGGCTTTTGATTCtcattgcattaaatctatagatcaagttgggaagaagtgACGTCTTGACAATATTGAAACTTCCTATCCATAAACTtggactatctctccatttatttagtttttctcgGATTTCCTTGGTTAagagttttctagttttcctcATAGAgctcttgtacatattttgttagatttatacataagtatttcattttgggggctAATGTAaagatattatgtttttaatttcaaattccacttgctAATTGCTGCTACATAGAAAAGctattgacttttgtatattaatctgatatcctgcaaccttgctatagtCATTGATTAATACTAAGAGTTTGTCAATTCTTCCAGATTTTCTACATAagacaatcatgtcatttgcaaaaacagttttattctttctttctcaatctgtataccttttatttccttcactttTCTAATTGTGTTATTGCTAGGACTTCCAGCTtgatgttgaaaagaagtggtgaAAGGGGACATCCATGCCTGGTTCCTGATTTTAGTGAGAAAGCTTCTATTTTCTTACCATTACGTCTGCTGTTAGCTGTAAGCTTTTTGTAGGTTCTGTTCTTTTAGATGGGGAAAAGGAAGCACTGGtgaaaagaattttatatatatatatatatatatatatgcacagacacacacacaattggatattactcagccatgaaaaagaatgaaataatgctgtttgcagcaacatggatggacctaaagattatcattctaagtgaagacagagaaagacaaaaatcatatgacatcacttatatacggaatctaaaaaaaatgatacaaatcatttacaaaacagaagtaacagcaatagaaaacaaacctatggttaccaaagggataCAGGGTGAGGAGGATAAATTTGgatttaggattaacagatacagactactatatataaaatagataaacaacaaggacttactgtatagcacagggaactatgttcaatatcttgtaataacctataatggaaaagaatctgaaagagaatatgtatatatatgtataactgaatcactgtgctgtacacctgaaactaacacaacattgtgaatcaactacacttcaattaaaaaagtgtCTGCTATAtggcaaataataaataaaataacatttattttaacaagtatttactacgtgccaggcactttttaaagaattttgtgactattaattcacttaatactTATATTTATGAAGTTGACACTATAACTACCTCATTTTTTGGATGAGGAAACAATTCACAAACTGTTGAGAAACTAGTATGTggtcacagagccaggatttgagccaGGTAGTTTGCCTACAAAATTGAGGCTCTCATCCACTGCTCTGTGCTATTTTTCCATGTTTGGCCTATGaacatagaaaatttttaattgtcaTAGCTAAACATTTACTCACTACATTTAACAttatttacagttataaaatctTATTCATGTACTGTAATACCAGTGATGTAGAGTGTCTGGGCAGAGAAATTATTAGCCCTGTAGAAACCTTATATATTATAGAAGTAATGTCCTTATAGAGGAGGTACATTGGTTTCCCTGTCCACATACAAAGTGCTAATATTCCACATTATTAACCTTACTCAAAACACTTACTGCAGGATGTCTTCAATGAGGAATTTTACCTACTGTGTTTGTCTGGCACACATGGACTCAATACCTCATTGTTTTTTACTTGTAAACATGCTGTAATCTATTGCTCTATGTCAGCCATCTATTAAGCATGTCACTTGATAAGTTTCTTCTGCAAGTAGACAGTAAGATTCTGAAGGCCAAGAGCAGTATCTTCTACTCACATACTGCAATGAAAGCTCCCTCACAAGTTCACTCTAAAGCACCAAGCCCTTCCAATTGTGAATTTGCTTTTGAGCTTCACAGTGCTGTTTTTGCATTCAACGTAATATAATTTAACTATAAATTATAAAGCTGCCTAAAGTAGAACATATTCACATAATGTCCCCCGGGCATCTCAAACTCTACATATCCCCAAAACCCAAAGCAACTTTGAAAAATCCAATCTGTGCCTCCTCAATTTTTTCTCCCACAGAAGCAGAAAATTTTCACCCATAATTTCTCTCTCAGGGTCACCAAGCTCTAAACTCTGCTATCACAAATACCTCTTATATCTATCACTTCTTTTTCAACTCCACTGACCCTAACCACGTTCAGGCCACAATTCTCTCTCCTTAGACCACTGCAACAGCCTCCCCAAAAGACTGCTCTGAATTCAATTTCTTATTAGCAGAATCCTCCTTTGTATCTGTACTGCTACATTTCCGAACATAGGTATAATAACATTTAGTCACTCAAAATAACTTatacagaataaagtccaaattccttgcTATGGCATTCAAGGCCACTTATCAACCTTGGTTTCAACCTAGCTAGCTTATTGAGGGTAGAAGTATGTCTGCTTGAAAATCTGGGATAGGGCTGTAAGATCGCCTCCACCCCCGTGTTTATGTAAATACATTAGTTTTGTTGAACGGGAATCATTGACATTACTCTCCTACACGGTGATGGCTCGGTTGGAAATGTGGCCACACTCACTGCGCGTGACCCAGTGCCACCACACTCCGACAGAGCTCCCAAGCCGCTTCAGAGCCATGTCCTCATCTTTTGAGTAGACCAGCAGCAGAGAAGGCCGGCTGCGGGCAGTTAGCTGGCTTTTAGCCTGGAGATTGGAAAGGGAGCCCtgatttacttttaatattcctCTGATAGATCTGAACTGACTCCAAACTTGCAGGGGACCGGCAGTGATAAAACGTgacccaaaccaaaaaataagcctgtttttttttttttccattcgtACCCTCAGTATTATCATAAGCACTGTGTTAACACCAGTCTGCAAAGCAAAGACATACACTTGAGCAGCGAAAATTCCCACGGCTGCCACAGAAGTGGCCGGGGGCCCTAGCAAGTCTCGCGATAGAACAAGACAAGCGCCAGGTTCTTCCTGTTTCTCGCGAGAACCATCgacttccagcccccagctcACAGCGTCCCCGGGGCTACAGCGATGGCGGCTTCGCTGTCAGAGCGGCTTTTCTCGCTGGAGCTGCTCGTAGACTGGGTGCGTTTTGAAGCCGGGCTGCCGCCGCCGCCCGTAGTCCCGgcggaggagcaggaggaggaggaggcgtcGCCGCCGCGGTCGTCGCGCGGCCTGTGCCCCGCCGTGGCCTTCCGCCTGCTGGACTTCCCCACGCTGCTGGTTTACCCTCCCGGcggccccgccgcccccgccccggaaCTTCGGCCCGGCCTGGTCAGCTTCGGTCGCGGCAAGTCCTGTCTCTTCCGCCTGCAGCCCGCCACCCTGCACCGCCTGCTCCTTCGGACACCGCTTTACACcttgctgctgcagctgcccccCAGGAGCCCGACCCCCGCCCCGCAGCTCCTGGGGGCCTGCAGCATCTCTCTGGCCGCCGCGGCCCACAAGGTCCTGGGGCCCGCCGCCTCCGGCTGCTCCCAGGGTCATCGGGGAAGTTTCCCTCTGCAAAACCTAGAGGGGGAGCGGATTGGGCACATTGCCCTGGGCTACCGCCTGACTGACCTGGGAAGCAGCTTGCTGGGCCATCTGGAGAGGCCAGTCGCTTCCACAGGAGGTGGAGTGGAGGGTGTGGAGGTCAGTCCCCAAACCTTGCAGGAAAACCAGCAGCTTCGGCAGCCAGACTCAGAGCCAAGCCCAAGAGATGCTGATAAGCGTCTGGTGGATGTAAAAATCTCAATGGCAGGGAAGGATTTGAAGGAGGGAGTCTTCCACAGCAAGGCCAACTCTGATTACAAGTTGGAGAATGACAAAACCAACTCCATTATTTGTTCAAAGGGTAGCAGTGAGAGGAGTGTTAGCCCCCAAAATCAGGAAGTCACAGAGTTAGACATTGAAACCAACATAATTTGCCCTCCTCCTCTGTATTACACTCATGTGACCCAAGAAAAGACACCTCCTAAACAGGGTGAAATCACTATTGAGCCTCAAATGAATGCACCTGAGGAATTGGATGGTACTTTTCCGGAAGAAAAACTTGTAAAACCCCCAACACATACTAGTCCTCCAGAACATACAAATTTTGCAACACATGAGAGGCCTCCAGTGCTTATACATCCTGCACATATTCAGGATGTAGGAGCAAGTAACCAAACTACTTACCATCCTCAAACTGAACAAAATAGGATCAATACTGTAAGGCAGCTGCCTTTGTTAAGTGCTTTGTTGGTTGAGTTGTCCTTGTTATACAACCAACCTGTGGCAAGCCCTACTCATATACATCCTCATTTAGCCTGGTTATATAGAACTGAGGACAAGAAGTCACCAGAATCTTCTGCCAAATCCACTTGTAAATCTGAATCTAAAGATAAGCTTTCTCtgggggaaaatgaaaaatcagtgaGTCTTCAgtataaaaagaaccaaactgaAAATCTTAAGaaaggtaaatattttgaaaagaaaggtgGTGTCCCCCCCAAAAGAGTTCCAAGGGGGAAGCTACTTTATGGCTTAACAAACACACTTAAGCTACGTTTAAAGCAAACAAATCCTGATATGTTGATAGTACACGAAAAGAGAGAACAGTATAGAAAAACGCAAGCACAAATGTTAGGTGCGAAACTCAGAATTCCATCATCCAAAGTTAAGATACTAAGTTTTGCAGAACAACATCAGAAGCCACATCAACCGCCTAAAGATAAGTTTTTGGACTCAGATGCATCTTTTGCTGAAAATAGCAATACCTCAAAGCAAATTAGTGTAGTTTTTGATGACCCCAGCACAACTAAAGAAACTAAACTGAAATGTGCAGCTGAAAAGACAGTTGATGATTTCCTGGAAGAAATTGTGAGTCCTGCAAATTCCATTGTCTCAGGAAGGTTTATTCATACAAATATTTTGGGTGGAAGAGTGGAAGTGAAAGTCCAAAGTCCAGGTGATTTCCAACGGGTCGCAGTAGTTGACAGAATTGTAGTAGATAAAGAAATAGATGATAAACAGGTCAAAATCACTTCTAACGACATTCTTACTGCTGATATGAATGAAAATAATCCAAGTACAAGTAGTTGCTCTGAAAGCATCTCAGAACTAAAGTATTCAGATGACTTCACCAGTCCTTGCTGGTCTGAAGACACCAGCAGAGTTTTACAAACTCGTGATAGCAGTCCAGGGacagaaaatccaaaacataGTCAACAGACAAGCAAGTCCAGTGAAACAAGGTTGTCCATAAGGAAAAATAGCAGTGAAAAGAGTTCTATTCTTAGCCCATCTTTTTCAGCTGGATCCCCAGTACTCTCATATAAAAGATTTCATATTTCAAAGGCTCAAGATAAAAGTTTGGAGGAAGCATCTAATATCTCTACCAGTGATTTCTCTTCCTCACACTGGAccgaggaaaaagaaaaccagagagacCAAAATAGTATGCATAATTCTAAAGTTCTAAAGAGGAATCAAGACATCCCTACTAAACTTAAAACAAGAACAGGTTGCAAGTCCTCAGAAAAAAGCCAGTCACCTCGGACATCTCAAGTGAGTTCTTATCTGCCTTCTAATTTGTCAGAACTAGAACTTAATGTCCTGGATAGCAGTACATTAGATCACTTTGAAGAAGACAATGATGACCTTGGTTCACTAAACATTTCCAAGCAATGcagagatatttgcaaattagtAATAAATAAACTTCCAGGATATACAGTGTAAAAATATGTGCTTTTACAtaacatttaatttgttttataaccTGTGTGTAAGTGAAACAATTTTTAATAGCTGTACATTATTTTTAGTacataaatttatgtatataatttttcagaatttaagtGTTTGTCATTCCTTTGGTGTTTAAATAGGATTCTACCATTAAATCTGACAAGATTGATCATGGGATCACCTTATAACCCAGGTAAGATTTCAGTTGTTTAATCTTCTAAGAATAAAAGTATCTTCCTAAACTGTCTCTATTAAAGTATCCTAAAGCTGACTTCATGCACACCGTTGAAAAGGCTGATTAATAAAGATAGCTTCACATTTTAATGGCAATAAATTGTTTACCGAATATAGAAGACTTACTGTATGAGATGCAGGAAGATACAAAAGAATTTAGGATACAGCGCCAGCAGTTATAAGAGCTTACTGTTCTATATAGATAGGAATTCTTCAGGGAAATCTTCCTGGACACATACACATTCCATATCTCCGATAGGTGAAGTCCTTTTTATATGCTGTCATAGTGCtctatatgcttttttttaaaccacaatttgtgtgtgtgattaCTTGGTTAATGTTTATCTTATGATAGGTTTAAGTTCTGTGGTAGAAGGGACTGTATCTGTTTTGCATAGCAGTGTGGTCTTAGTATCTGGCACAGTCTCTGGCATGTGGCTGGGATTCAATAAAAGCATTTGTTGGACAAATAAATGATGGCCATGCATTGAAAATACCTAACGGGAGGGATTAGAATTGAGCAGTAAAAACAAGCAGAAACCCTAAAAATATCCTTATTGGAGACATGGTTATTTGActgtagtatttttgttttgctggAACACCCTTAGGTGTTCTCTGAAATATTTGGAGAAGGGAACTAAAAAAGTGTCTTCCTGTGCAGATTCTTGTATAGAAATTCAGTTTACTGTCATTTCAGCTTGttcaagttatttttaatataggaCAGTTTGTTTTTATGAAGTCTAGTGatcatttctttataatttattccATTGATTTTATACTTAGACCTTATTTTGTGTTCAGATATTTACATATGTGTTCTTCTATGTAAATATTGTTATATTGTAATTTTTacccttaattttttaatatagcaaatatttttggaTGTATGAGGTGAGGCCCTGATTTCCCTTCCTTTAtaagtaattaaataattatgtagGTGTTATCTGTTGAATGATCATAAAAATAGATAGAATTTCAATAGATGGTAAGAGATGAAGATGCTATATTTTGAGGAACAATATGAATAAAGAATGATGATGAGAATGAGCATGATGTATTCATGGGACTATGAAAATATTATCGTCATTAGAACGGTAGAGTCAAACTACAGAGTGGTCGAAAGAAAATTTGTTGAGTAAGAAAAGTCCCAGATTGTAGGGAGCTTCAAATGTCAAGCATAATCATAGAAACAGTagagtattttaatttataaatgagcACGAGTAAGTAGTCatgacattttgaatattttaaattactgaaataaTTTCTTAGAGGTACAGAAATTATACCAGTGGAAgttttgaaatatgaaatatgtttAATGGCTAATGGCTCATGGTCttaatttttcagtaaatataaagCATGTAGTGTATCAtctcacaaaattaaaataatttactggTGGGTGCTGTAGCTAGATAGTCAAATGACACCAATTTGGTCTGTAAATTGTCAGCAAGTTTTCATTATTATGGAGGAGACaaaaatataagcaatatcagaatcatgagagaaataatgctttaaaaactgttttatttgATTGAGAGTAAGTCATTGTATGCGATGAGAATAGGTGAGGGAAATGAATTCAGTGTGTTTAAGGTACAACAAAGAGTAAAGAACTAATGTACTTTAAATTACAAATTGAGTAGTTGAATAAGCTTCTCTTTGAGTTATTCCATGAATACTTATTTCTAgaattgtggtggtggtttttctAGCTTAATTCTAGTGAAAATACCTGTTCCTGTGTATTTGGTACTTCCTCTTTGCGTCCTATCTTCAAATTGTACTTCAAGTTTTAATTCTAAAGCCTGTAAACTTAGTTCTTTAAGAATACTATAATAGATACTACTTCTGAATCCTTATTTATCTCCTTAATGCCTTAAAATCATTGAAACATGAAATAGTATTTCAGGGTCATGAATAAGGGAGACTGTCATTTAGTTGTTGGTAAAACTAAGCTCCTGCAATCCAGCCTTTCTGAGCACCTTAAGTATCTAAACTGCTGTGGGCAGAGCTGAATTGGGGGTGAGCCACAGAAATAAGGGTAGGGCCTACCCTGCAGCTTAGGAGGCAGCTGTCAGTGATGACAAGTCCTTTGAACTGTTACTATAAGCGGATTTGAAGAGGCCTGTGCAGATGCATACATCcaatgtgttgtttttttctccagtCATGTGCATGCTATTGAGGACATCTTTAGATACAAAGAACAATGGTACTGAACTCTCAAGCCTTTGTGGCTTTCTGGTGAGAGCCACCCAGTCACatctcagtttaatttttttgcctGTACAAGCAGTGCATTTATTATGGAAACTTAGAAACCAGACTTTTATTTGTTGCAAACATATAGGTCAagactataaatttaaaaatgtttttaattatcaCATTGTATTGTTGGCAAGGCAAAGAAATTTCATAACAAAGCAACatctaaataagataaatatatttatatttgtctattagataaatagtatttatatttGCCTACTCATAAACTGTCCTTGGGCCTAGATATATAGCCATCTTTCAgtctatttgtgttttaatttggaTTAAAGTGTCTAGAGAGTTGTACAGAATGACAGTTTGTGAGCCAAGACTTGCTGGATTCTCCTCTTCTCATTTTTAACCTAAAACAATACCAGGATAATTTACTTGGTTAAGGACCAAggcatttttaatgtttttctccagaGATCTAACTGTCATGCCAGGAAATAATAGACTTCAGGATGAACATTATTAGGTTGGAGTGCCAAGCCATAGTAGtagaaatatttccttattttccaaatattactTATATCTCTgttatacaaaaaatatatataaattctagaaaaaaatagaaaattcagataAGAAtggtttttttgctttaaaattgtgTATTAAGGGAGGGTTATGGTCCTTTCCTTTCAAAATCCCACT
This sequence is a window from Physeter macrocephalus isolate SW-GA chromosome 20, ASM283717v5, whole genome shotgun sequence. Protein-coding genes within it:
- the MAP10 gene encoding microtubule-associated protein 10 isoform X2, whose product is MAASLSERLFSLELLVDWVRFEAGLPPPPVVPAEEQEEEEASPPRSSRGLCPAVAFRLLDFPTLLVYPPGGPAAPAPELRPGLVSFGRGKSCLFRLQPATLHRLLLRTPLYTLLLQLPPRSPTPAPQLLGACSISLAAAAHKVLGPAASGCSQGHRGSFPLQNLEGERIGHIALGYRLTDLGSSLLGHLERPVASTGGGVEGVEVSPQTLQENQQLRQPDSEPSPRDADKRLVDVKISMAGKDLKEGVFHSKANSDYKLENDKTNSIICSKGSSERSVSPQNQEVTELDIETNIICPPPLYYTHVTQEKTPPKQGEITIEPQMNAPEELDGTFPEEKLVKPPTHTSPPEHTNFATHERPPVLIHPAHIQDVGASNQTTYHPQTEQNRINTVRQLPLLSALLVELSLLYNQPVASPTHIHPHLAWLYRTEDKKSPESSAKSTCKSESKDKLSLGENEKSVSLQYKKNQTENLKKGKYFEKKGGVPPKRVPRGKLLYGLTNTLKLRLKQTNPDMLIVHEKREQYRKTQAQMLGAKLRIPSSKVKILSFAEQHQKPHQPPKDKFLDSDASFAENSNTSKQISVVFDDPSTTKETKLKCAAEKTVDDFLEEIVSPANSIVSGRFIHTNILGGRVEVKVQSPGDFQRVAVVDRIVVDKEIDDKQVKITSNDILTADMNENNPSTSSCSESISELKYSDDFTSPCWSEDTSRVLQTRDSSPGTENPKHSQQTSKSSETRLSIRKNSSEKSSILSPSFSAGSPVLSYKRFHISKAQDKSLEEASNISTSDFSSSHWTEEKENQRDQNSMHNSKVLKRNQDIPTKLKTRTGCKSSEKSQSPRTSQDSTIKSDKIDHGITL
- the MAP10 gene encoding microtubule-associated protein 10 isoform X1 is translated as MAASLSERLFSLELLVDWVRFEAGLPPPPVVPAEEQEEEEASPPRSSRGLCPAVAFRLLDFPTLLVYPPGGPAAPAPELRPGLVSFGRGKSCLFRLQPATLHRLLLRTPLYTLLLQLPPRSPTPAPQLLGACSISLAAAAHKVLGPAASGCSQGHRGSFPLQNLEGERIGHIALGYRLTDLGSSLLGHLERPVASTGGGVEGVEVSPQTLQENQQLRQPDSEPSPRDADKRLVDVKISMAGKDLKEGVFHSKANSDYKLENDKTNSIICSKGSSERSVSPQNQEVTELDIETNIICPPPLYYTHVTQEKTPPKQGEITIEPQMNAPEELDGTFPEEKLVKPPTHTSPPEHTNFATHERPPVLIHPAHIQDVGASNQTTYHPQTEQNRINTVRQLPLLSALLVELSLLYNQPVASPTHIHPHLAWLYRTEDKKSPESSAKSTCKSESKDKLSLGENEKSVSLQYKKNQTENLKKGKYFEKKGGVPPKRVPRGKLLYGLTNTLKLRLKQTNPDMLIVHEKREQYRKTQAQMLGAKLRIPSSKVKILSFAEQHQKPHQPPKDKFLDSDASFAENSNTSKQISVVFDDPSTTKETKLKCAAEKTVDDFLEEIVSPANSIVSGRFIHTNILGGRVEVKVQSPGDFQRVAVVDRIVVDKEIDDKQVKITSNDILTADMNENNPSTSSCSESISELKYSDDFTSPCWSEDTSRVLQTRDSSPGTENPKHSQQTSKSSETRLSIRKNSSEKSSILSPSFSAGSPVLSYKRFHISKAQDKSLEEASNISTSDFSSSHWTEEKENQRDQNSMHNSKVLKRNQDIPTKLKTRTGCKSSEKSQSPRTSQVSSYLPSNLSELELNVLDSSTLDHFEEDNDDLGSLNISKQCRDICKLVINKLPGYTV